The sequence tcaagATAAAAAAACATTGAAGTTAATATTTTTTTCATGTTCTTGGCGAAATTCTTTCGTCtaaaaaaaataagtataaaaaactaatatttaattagttaatattatctaaatttgtcaataaattataacttaaatgAAATAATCTTTCCATATTCACTTAAGAGGTTGCGTGTTCGAATTTCtctatctttaataaaaaaaagcacTATCTNNNNNNNAAATTAAAAAATTAGttgatattaattaaaaaatatttagttttttattaaattcataaaaatataaaaaaggattAAATTGAACCCTGAAAAATCCTCACTTAAACCCTTTCTTCTTTAATGTTAGTTGAATTCCATTATTGAACAATATTGAATATGTTATAAACATGCATGTTTAGCTTTAGACCACTAAAAAGAAGTAGAAGTATATATTTCTTTTTAGTTGTCCCATTAAGAATAGCATAATATTTTTGAATGTGAAGTGTGATCAAATTAGCTATAAGATAATTTATATTATGAATTATGTGACTATTTTTTATACTCATTTTAAATTTAACATCTTATtgttataaaattaaatataaattatagtTCAAATAATAACNNNNNNNNNNNNNNNNNNNNNNNNNNNNNNNNNNNNNNNNNNNNNNNNNNNNNNNNNNNNNNNNNNNNNNNNNNNNNNNNNNNNNNNNNNNNNNNNNNNNNNNNNNNNNNNNCATTTGGTGAAGCCTTTATTGGTAGTTTGGTACATTGCATCCACCAATTTAGAAATAATGGAAGTTAATTAGAGGATTGAATGGGCAAGCTGCCTGAAAACTGGGGTATACTCTTTGGGCCCATATTTGAAGTATTATCTATCACTCCATTTACTTGCCCATCCAACAGGGTGCATCATTCACTCCATTGTTGATAAAAAAGGTCCAGCTTGTTGACCTAACATTAAAACTGCATGGACCAAACTAATTTGGATTAATCAAGTGGTCAGTTGATtcgtttatttaaataaatatttgggGTTTGAATCACGCTTTACATATGCAGTAATTTATTGATAAGTGGCAGATctttaaatgaaactcaaatatGCGACGAATTAGTTTTTGATCTGTCGGACTGGAAGATACTGTAGACAACAAAAACAAAATGCATGGACCATGTAGTCTTTGTTTGTTTCCACAGACATGTTATTactattatttgttttttttttgcacaCAAAAAAATGGTAAAAGAATCTAAAATTTTAATCACTATGTATCTTTTTATAGTTTAAAATTTGCAGTTGAAtctttgtattaaatagaaatgtttaaattagatattttctaattattttttgttaaaaaaataaattttttagaatATTCATNNNNNNNNNNNNNNNNNNNNNNNNNNNNNNNNNNNNNNNNNNNNNNNNNNNNNNNNNNNNNNNNNNNNNNNNNNNNNNNNNNNNNNNNNNNNNNNNNNNNNNNNNNNNNNNNNNNNNNNNNTATTCTAAGATTATtacatatttttcgaaaaataacaACTAGTAAAGATGTAAtcataaatttttatctaatataagaatttaattataaatttttaaactgTAACGgtgtaatttaaaatttagtaaaattataaaaactaataaaataattattttttttatagactTTTTCAAAAATGAGTTTTTCCATATTCAAATTTTTAATCTTGCACTTAATTGCTTAGAACTTGAACCAACTTCACTTAAATAACTCTGATTGGGTTGGTGATCTTAATTTTTCATTGTACAAATAAAATCTTATCTACTTTTGTTAATGAGTGAGGTGAAGTGAGATGGTCCTTGAAATACAATGAACATTATTGGTAGAGGTTGCAACCAAAAATTAAAGTTAGCTTTTAAGCTTGTACTAATGTAAAAATAATAACATGATACAAACCAGAAAAGATATTAATAGGTTGTGACAGCAACAAATGATTGCATGGTGTTTTGAGGTCACATAAAGCAAATGAAAGTGCTGAAATCAATTGTTGATGAACAAGACCACACTTTAGAGACAACAGGTATATAGGACACTGCCAATAAGGAACCAataattttttcattttcaattcaTTCATCTATCATCATCtatcattattattaattatttaattaatatttaataatactCCTTCTTGTTATTTGGGTATATATATGTCTGAATTTTAAACATCTAAATCataattttaagaataaattacACTTGTTCCGTCCGTTGGATATACTTCGACTCAGATAAAACTATAAATCGGAATCTAGTTAAAACTAAATACACACGTGTTATATAAGGAGTATGTGGAGAATAAGTGTTTTACTCTCCTAACGGACTTATCCATAAAATCAAGTAACTACGTATCAACCTAAATGGACACAAGGAATCTCTCCGTAAATCTCTCTAAAGAAGCTCACTAAAGAGCAGTTATTACATAATTAGGCCGACTAAGTAACCGCCTGTAGCACAGCAATTCTATAAATATATTCACTGACATGAAAGAGGTACATTATTCACTTTGAATATCATATCTATTATTCACACTCTTactaacttgagcgttggagtcccttTTGCAGGTACCCAACGCCGCCGTCCTTACAAGAAGACGATGTTCCTTCCTCTCACTCCCAAGGAAAGCAAGTTCAAACACTAACAGGATAAGAacaacacttttttttttgtaaaaatcagGTGAATTTGTGTATAATATTCCCCTATTTGTAAAAGTAGAGACTAATATATCCTAATATAAGCTAAATATTTTAATAGCATAATTGTTAGTTTCAAACCATAATCCAGgcagatgaaaaaaaaaatccaaactaAACTATAACTTGTTGACATTGTATATCATAGGATATATAGGATCAAGTGATAGAGAATaatagaaagaagaagaaaacattctATATGCTGTTCTTGTTAGTTTagtgaatgaaaaataaaaatatcatataTTCCTAAACTCTACATTACCATTGAATTATAATGAATCTTTTTAAAAAACCAATTTAAACTAGTTGTGTAGTTAGTTTACTTGTTTGTTTAAGTAAGTGTTAATGGTTTAAATCTCGCCTTGCATAAACAACAATTCATTATACATcaataaattcttaaataaagCTCCAATTCATGATAGATTAGTTCTCATCCCGATAAAGACTAGGtaacaagagaaaaaaaaaattttttttttttctctttaagaGTCATAAATGCCTCTCACCAAAGGGACCAAGAAGAAAGGGAAATGTGAGAGTAGTTGAGGTCCcaccaaaaagaaaattacaacttacaacaactcttTTCAATATTGGAGTGATCATGTACATATGATCATCATTGATGACTTCACTTCTTGTGGTGCCTGCAAGCCACAACAAAGTGGGCACCATTGACAccctcattattattattattattgtgtcATTAGCATTTTTGTCTTTATAATTAATCTTTGGCAGTTCCTTTTTTCTTTCACACTCTCCAAGTCTCCATCCACACTCATTCACTCACTCACAATAACCAACAATGGAAAGTGGATTACCCTTGCTTCATTGTCTCTTGCAACATACTCTTAGAAACCTATgctcttcttcaacttcttctacttcagattcttcttcttcttcttcttccaaatgGGTTTATGCTGTTTTTTGGAGAATTGTACCAAGAAACTTTCCTCCTCCAAGGTAATTAAGTCAATTCTATAAATGTAAGCCGAATTTACCAACTCAGATCGGTCCAGTGGTGAGTAAATTCATAGTTATTCGAGTTAGATTAGTCAAATTTCTGAATCGGGCTCGAATGTTAGATTCTTGTGGATGGATCATTGATTTGCTTTGTTGTTGTAGGTGGGAATTTGGTGGAAGTGCTCTTGATCGTTCCAAAGGGAACAAAAGAAACTGGCAAGTTTAATGGAACACAAAAAATATGTCTCATTTTATTTAGCAAAAATCAATGATGACAATTATTGTacattataaattatatatgatATGATAGTAACCAAGAGCTTGGGAGTTTCAGTTCAATTCAGGGATTCAGGTTGGTAAACTTTTTTCCCAAAAATATAAAAAGTCCAAAAAAAAGGCTTTAGAATCATGTTATTATGTAAATAACATATTTGTCAGAAAACTATTTTCAACTTGGATTTGATCTGACCAAAATTTGTAACCATTTTTTGTAGACTGTTGCTGTCATTGGTGTTAGAGAAGGCTTAGTGCAACTTGGTTCATTTAACAAGGTTTTACACCTTTTCCCCTTCTCTAAAAGATTGAAATATTTATAAATAAGTCCTGAAAATATGGGGTTTTTTTAGTTAATCATACTCcaataatgatttgaaattatGCTTTCATAAGTTATTTATAACGTTATATTTAGTAtcataagaataaaatattttaagaCTTATGAttagtttgtatttttttattttttttatcagtgaaaacaataattttttttataaaatttttaaaataaaaaatatcaaaaataagaataaaaacacaAACTAAACGCTCTATAATTTTTAGGTAAAAACTCAGATGCAATCAACTtcaatcaacttcacgtgaagttgatttttttttaaatcggtAGTGAACAACTCGACCTTTTTAGGGAGTACAGAGTACTAATGTCAAGTGATTAAATTTAATCCCCTTCGACATTGCCATCAAGGACCAAAATCAACCACAAAAAAGCAGATTAGACAATAAACATAAACTAATAAACAAGTAAACAATATATACAGAATCAAAACATTCTTCAAAAGTAATCCGTTGAATTGGATTTTTTTGTTGTGTACTTTCATCGCCTGTGCTGCATAAGAAGTCAAATTGATAGTTGATAGTTGatagtcgttagatgaaaatttaatcaaatcaatcAACATCTGTCAACTATCAAttgcacctgaattttcacttaatttttttgtatacTTTTTTTAAGTTTAAGCTGTCAGTAAATTGAATTAAGAATATATAAAATGTCTTTCAAAGACCAAGTTATGTTTTGATATTCAAGTCTTTTACATGgggtaaattgcaaaatcttgaTTAATGATATTAAATCCAAGGTTTGTTGTTTCAGATTGCTGAAGATCTGAACATAGTGATGAGCATACAAAGAAAATTCAGCTACCTTCAAAGCATACCAGGTGTGTTTGCAATTCAAAGACCATCATACTTACCTATCCAACAACAAAATCCATACCTTGCAAAATCCAATTTCCAAATCATGGACTCCAATAATGACATGCCTCTCTCAAACTACAACATGGTGATCAACCAAATTGgatcaattaataataataatagtagtagCAGAATACTTGAAGAAAAATCAAACTATTTTTCCATGGTAGCAATCAACATGATGGGAAGNNNNNNNNNNNNNNNCAAGGGCCAATGCAACAACAAAGTCTTTGGTCAGGTCCTTCTACTTTGCCAAACATGTCTTGTAGTCTTGGTGCATTGCTATCAAGGCTCCCTAATGAAGTTCCATCATGCTTTAATCCCAACTCTCAAGTTCTTGAAACCAATAATAGGATGATCATCAACACCACAAGCCAAAGGGTCAAGATTGAAGATTGTGGATTTCATCTTGGTGGTGATGCTGATCATAAAGAAAACGCCAGGTCGTAAACAAATAAATGCGGGTTTACTTTTTCtgttgagtttaattttgatgcactgacaaTATAAAACGTTTTATACAATTGTGTAATTGTTCTTTTAGATTACTATTCACGCAGTTAATGTGAAACGTAATTATTTTACGGATATGATATTATGTAATTAGATGCGcatgtaaaattattttaaagtGACAGTGCATCAAATTTAAattcttctgtttttgttttttattttgattatttttttattttttggtaagATTTTGTGAATGTAGAAACAGAGAATATGATTTTATTATgtttatatttcttttattttagttttttatagTTTTTACTTCACAAAATTATAGcaaaaatattgaaaataaaaataaaaaatagaataaaaactaAACACGTACCTAAAACGATGTAAAGGAGACAGAAAAGTTAATTATGTCTTTATCATTATTgatactattttaattttttggtcgataaaaattagataaattttGTCTCAAGATAGagatcttttgttttttttttttataaataaatttgtgTATATTTCTGACATGAGATGATTACCCATCGAAATTGAATTATTGTTAATCATGTATTTTGGATATTGAAGTAGCTCTTAAATGTCCTTGAATTATTTGATCATGATTCATGTGATCACTCTTTAAGTTTAACAGCTATCTTGTTAGTATATGGTTGGTTACTTGGACAACAACATTAGGTCACTAAAcaacactttttaattttaatattgggCAACAATTGTGTTTTTAAATATACAGATCTAACTTTCAAATTGTATGTTACCTTAAATTTTAATATAGATTAAACTATTAAAGGGTTAAAATTAATGAAACACCAGTGTTCTAAAAACACTTAAAATTCTTTCGTTAGTGGATTAGATATACTGTTACTCGTTTCTAAAAAAATCAGCCACTACACAACGGTTTATGTTTATTGGTGGCAACATTATTAAATTAGTCATAGACTCATAGCTTATGTACTATTACTGAAACCGCTACTACtttcttttatgttttcttttctttttttagagCATTAATGATAAAGATAAATGCAATTGCAGATGGTATCTGCTGCGGCTTCTTCCTTTAAACACAATCCATCACATATTTATGTTGTGTGACATACACATTGATGCTATCATAACAACTTGCACTCAAATTGTGGTCTTCACACTGTTGATGATATTTTCTCTCAGGCAATAATTgaataaaataacaaattaaaaagggccattttttttacaaattaagTTCATCCTTATTAAAGAATTGATGATCACAATATTTATAGTCCTTGTCAAACCTGTGACCACTGAGatatcattttcttttctttttttttttcatctaaatTATTAGAATTCAAAACTTGCAAGTTCAACCTCAACTAATTTATTTTGAGTTAACACCttaaaattgatttattatttaaTCAAATCACAAGATTTTACGTACATAGCAAAGTGTTTGAAATTGAAAACAGAGATATAGAATTGATTTTTGATATTTGTAAGAAAaagttaaattatatattttgaattatataCGAAGCAAAAATCAAACTCTTATGCTATTCTTTGATACCAAATCAAAGAACTGAGTTCAATTTGAGAGTGTTCTAAACACTAgctttttaagaaaaataagtgCTAATTAATTttacaagagaaaataaaagtaCGTTTGATTTGCgtctatatattttattttttaaaattttataaaagaaaaaaagaaaattaggatataaaaagtgaaaaaaaaaacaaaattttatggttttgactaattttttctatttcacaaaattttaaaaataaaaaaatgcaagtTAAACATGGGCTAAAATTTACTGAATCACTTTAAACAAACAATCAAGGCctcaatgaaaaataataaaaataaagtaaccATAGATAGGTGAATGAATGAATAGTAAGTGGGGCTGGACATACATTGTGGGTAGGCCTATCCCTTATTGAGATGGGGTGTTCCATTTTTAAGGGCTAATAATGTTGAAAATGAAATATGAAATGAAAGAGGATGATATATAATTGAAGTCTCCATCAAGTTGCTGTAAGAGACAATTGGTATTTGGCCCTTGCTCCCGTACACAACATTGTTTCTTTTTGTACAATATGTTCGGTTGCTCTTTTTAATTGAGTAAAACCCCTTCCCGGTCCGTAACCATTTACAAAATTGACCTAGCGCTCCCTTACCATTAGAAATTAATAACGCGGTCCTTAACCATTCTCTCCGTGTGACTAAAAGGACCCTCTTACCTCCGGTACTTCCGGTTAAAAAAGTCCTTTCGATCACACGAAAAAAATGGATAAGAACCGTGTTGTTATTTTCCAATGGTGAGGGAATCGGGGAGGGATTTTACTTAaaattggaaaataaattaaaaaaaagcatTGTTTTAAGTTTTGCATCTAATGCATTCTACCATATTTTACATGTGGACGTAGAGCAAACAACGTTAAATTTAATAGATAGTACGAAATCATTAACAACGAAACTTAACACAAAAGTGATAATTATTTGGGTTGATTAAGCATTATTATGTCTTGGATTTAGGGTTTTAAGAGTATTAAAAAAGTTAGTTCAAGAGTATTATTTTATACACCTTTTTCTAAAAAAACTAAACTACTTTTTTTATTAGTGGAATTAAATTCATCAACCATAATTTTAATAGTAGGGTTACACGTAGAgactaaatattctttttagatttttagaagtgATATTTATTTTAtccaaatgttcgtgatatgacgaattaatttaatttaattttacgtattttaattttgtttatttaattactaatttaaattttatgtcagagaatttagagttttctttatttaacctaAAGTTGAGTAAGTTTCTTCGATTTAATTTTTAAACCAATGAACAAATTATATTGAGGTATTTCTTTCTTGTTGCATCaagaaattgaatacaaagagaatcagttgattttttattcaatttcttgATGCAACAAGAAAGAAATACCTCAATCTAATTTGTTCACTGGTTTAAAAATTAAATCGAAGAAACTCACTCAACTTTagtttaaataaagaaaattctaAATCTTCTCACATAAAATTCCaattagtaactaaataaacaaaattaaaatacgtaaaattaaattaaaattaatttgtcatATTACGAACATTTGAATGAAACAAATATcacttctaaaaatctaaaaagaatatttagtcTCTACGTGTAACCCTACTATTAAAATATTTAGTCCCTAACTATCTAGAAAAGGACCTGGTGTCCTCTgaccattaaaaaataataacatagtCCTTATTCATTCTCTAGTGTGACCGGAAGGACCCTCTTGCCGGTTTTCGGGTAAAAAGTAACCGAAAGTACCGGTAAGAGGGTCCTTTTGGTCACACGGAGAGAATGGTTAAGGACCGCGTTGTTAATTTTCAATGGTCACACGGAGAGAATGGTTAAGTACCGCGTTGTTAATTTTCAATGGTGAGGGGGCGCCAGGTCAATTTTGTAAATAGTTAGGGACCGGGGAGTGGTTTTactctttttaatttgaatatggaagCAAAGGAAGTGTTGGACTCGAGTATGGGGAGGAGGGGTGTTTCACCTCGTCGTGGGATCAGAGGAAGCAAAACTCGGACCTTGCGAGTTGTGTCCCTCAAAGCGTAAAAAAAAATTACCCAGAACAAGAAAAACGGAGGGTCCAAATTCTACGTTTCAGATTTCAAATTCCATCAGCTGcaaatcggaccatgcgatttgTGAAGCAAAATTTCATGACCAAAGAACTCGCATAGTCCGAGTTGTGTACTCtgagttttttcaattttttaacacaaatcgaaCTGTACTCTgatttttttcaactttttaaacacaaatcggagagaccctccgatttgtgtactcccataattttaaaaaataccaaaaattaccATGTTAAAGTATATCACTCATTTTGctttcatatcaaaattttttagccattttttaaaaattatttttttaaatttttagtaatATAATTCATGTATTATATGACTATATCCTTATTACTCatactataaaaaattttaacttaGCTCTAAGTCAGTAACTCCATTGTAGATGACAACATTTGCTAGATATTTGTTGTAAGAAATGAGGtgtattttgtattattaatttttagagcaagattaaaaatagaaaatttttataTTGTGGCTTTTAGTTTTAGTGAGTCGCTAACGTTATTATAGTGATGACTAATCGTGAAACACGATGAGGAGGACATTGGACATACTTAGTTGGTATACCCGAAGATAAATAGAAAATTCATACTTAGGTTATGAATTTTGTGACATAGGTGGCCTTATTCCATTGACAAAGACTTCTCCATGAATAAATCTTATAATAAAATCAATGGTTAAAATGGGACAAAGAGCAATtgatttgatatttttatttttatgtttttgccCATCATTAGTCACATTATCTCTTTTAGGCCACATATAGTACAAGAGATATGACTGGTCTTATTCGGCCAAAATTCAAAGCattgaatcaaaagaaaatatCTCGGATaaatgattaaattagtttttaaattttttttaattaaatttatcttttaagTATTAATCTAACTGAGAGAAGAATTTGAGGCATTGGAATTTCTCAATTTAGGAGTTGATTTAATCTAATTTCGTAAACTTATCATGTTGGCAGCCAATTAGGACCATTAAATATGTGTTGTAATGTCACTTAAGGTATCGCATCGACAAATTTTGACGCCATTAGTGACGAAAAAACTAAAATGACTAATTTAAAAATGAGTAATTTTTCGAGAACTAATTTAACCATTTATTCAAAATATATCTATCTAATGACCATTCGATGCGACGTGCATGTgtataggggtggcaaacgggccgtTGGGCCGGCCCACGTAACCCTCCAAAAAATGCAGGCCGGACTAGAAAATTGaaaccgccaaatagcaaaagcccgcctAACTCGCACCGCTTAAACTGCGGGTTTTGGCGAGGCGGGGTGGGCTTTCCCGTCGGGTTTAGTGTTTCTTGGCAAggggtatttttgtaatttttttgccaAAATCTAACTTCCctcaacccaacttacaagagaatgaagatgaaaattgaatgttttggattatgtttattttgctttgaaaacaatatttataattatgttttggatgaaaacttggtttataattatgtttattagatatttataattacaaagaNNNNNNNNNNNNNNNNNNNNNNNNNNNNNNNNNNNNNNNNNNNNNNNNNNNNNNNNNNNNNNNNNNNNNNNNNNNNNNNNNNNNNNNNNNNNNNNNNNNNNNNNNNNNNNNNNNNNNNNNNNNNNNNNNNNNNNNNNNNNNNNNNNNNNNNNNNNNNNNNNNNNNNNNNNNNNNNNNNNNNNNNNNNNNNNNNNNNNNNNNNNNNNNNNNNNNNNNNNNNNNNNNNNNNNNNNNNNNNNNNNNNNNNNNNNNNNNNNNNNNNNNNNNNNNNNNNNNNNNNNNNNNNNNNNNNNNNNNNNNNNNNNNNNNNNNNNNNNNNNNNNNNNNNNNNNNNNNNNNNNNNNNNNNNNNNNNNNNNNNNNNNNNNNNNNNNNNNNNNNNNNNNNNNNNNNNNNNNNNNNNNNNNNNNNNNNNNNNNNNNNNNNNNNNNNNNNNNNNNNNNNNNNNNNNNNNNNNNNNNNNNNNNNNNNNNNNNNNNNNNNNNNNNNNNNNNNNNNNNNNNNNNNNNNNNNNNNNNNNNNNNNNNNNNNNNNNNNNNNNNNNNNNNNNNNNNNNNNNNNNNNNNNNNNNNNNNNNNNNNNNNNNNNNNNNNNNNNNNNNNNNNNNNNNNNNNNNNNNNNNNNNNNNNNNNNNNNNNNNNNNNNNNNNNNNNNNNNNNNNNNNNNNNNNNNNNNNNNNNNNNNNNNNNNNNNNNNNNNNNNNNNNNNNNNNNNNNNNNNNNNNNNNNNNNNNNNNNNNNNNNNNNNNNNNNNNNNNNNNNNNNNNNNNNNNNNNNNNNNNNNNNNNNNNNNNNNNNNNNNNNNNNNNNNNNNNNNNNNNNNNNNNNNNNNNNNNNNNNNNNNNNNNNNNNNNNNNNNNNNNNNNNNNNNNNNNNNNNNNNNNNNNNNNNNNNNNNNNNNNNNNNNNNNNNNNNNNNNNNNNNNNNNNNNNNNNNNNNNNNNNNNNNNNNNNNNNNNNNNNNNNNNNNNNNNNNNNNNNNNNNNNNNNNNNNNNNNNNNNNNNNNNNNNNNNNNNNNNNNNNNNNNNNNNNNNNNNNNNCTTAAAATTACAGTATTTTTtgattattcaaattcaaacctaaAATTataccaaataaaaaataataaatttagatctgacaaaatatattttaaatttaaactaaATTTTGAACCCGGTTTTAAATACTACTATTACTATCTAATACGATTCATTGGGAATGgatcttctcaattttttttaacaattgagggagtaaagtgtaatttctcaccattaattttataagtggaacaaaaaataaatatgaaaaaaagaacaatgaaaagttagaaatcacactttacattctcaattttttttaacaattgagaggatccatttccccATTACAACTACTTATCCCTTGCAATTTAGATCATGATCGACACATTTAGACCGATTACAAAAGAATCATGTTGTGAATATTCACCTTTTTTAGCAAACATATTAACCCACTTAGAAATAAAGGTtaagaaagaataaaaatataaggaGTAAAAAAAAGCGACGAAGGTAAATTCGTAAAGTTGTATTAGCTTTAGGGTTGAGAAGAACTTAACAAGTGATTTACTACACACTCATATATACaacatttcaaaattttattcacCACTTAACATTCTCTAAGATTTGAATTCGATTTCGGTGTATTATGACTGTGTAGGATAAGATAAGACATTGAGAATAAGGTATTAAAGacagagatacaaaattttgtattcttatatcttatttggtgataaattagaacaaattatgaaaatttaaatttatttttattttttttcattcaaaaaatttgaaatgaaaa is a genomic window of Arachis ipaensis cultivar K30076 chromosome B06, Araip1.1, whole genome shotgun sequence containing:
- the LOC110263652 gene encoding probable inactive serine/threonine-protein kinase DDB_G0274821 (The sequence of the model RefSeq protein was modified relative to this genomic sequence to represent the inferred CDS: added 142 bases not found in genome assembly), whose protein sequence is MSHEVYNFGEGLLGKVAADNSHKWVYGDTQNGCESDYVGTWNSSSDHQPRAWEFQFNSGIQTVAVIGVREGLVQLGSFNKIAEDLNIVMSIQRKFSYLQSIPGVFAIQRPSYLPIQQQNPYLAKSNFQIMDSNNDMPLSNYNMVINQIGSINNNNSSSRILEEKSNYFSMVAINMMGSNNNNSNNTLQIFSDKVFRYY